From Gemmatimonadota bacterium, a single genomic window includes:
- a CDS encoding two pore domain potassium channel family protein — ATVTTVGYGDRFPVTSEGRLVGGLLMFSGVGLFSTLAGLVASWLVTPPQPPGDGTPENRAST; from the coding sequence TGGCGACGGTCACCACCGTCGGGTACGGTGATCGCTTCCCGGTGACTAGCGAAGGCCGATTGGTCGGCGGGCTGCTCATGTTCAGTGGCGTTGGGTTGTTCAGCACGCTGGCCGGCCTCGTCGCGAGCTGGTTGGTGACCCCACCCCAGCCACCCGGAGACGGTACCCCAGAGAACCGGGCGTCGACGTGA